The DNA sequence GTGGTCATGCCGCCACCTCCGTGGGCTGTTCGGCGCCGTGGCCGGTCAACGTGAAGAACACCTCGTCGAGGCTGGGCAGCCGCAGCGCCAGCTCGACCACCCCGATGCCGGCGTCGTCGAGCCGGCGTACGACCGCGGTGAACGCCGCGTCACCCTCCACCGGCACGGTGAGCAGGCCGGGCCGGGGCAACTCGGGTTCGGCGCCGGTGCCGGCGCGCAGGATGTCGGCGACTTCGCCGATCCGCGCCGGGTCGGTCGGCCGGACCACGATGGTCTGGCTGCCGGCGATGCGCTTCAGCTCACCCGGCGTGCCGTGGGCGATCACCCGGCCGTGGTCGATCACCGAGATCTCGTCGGCCAGCGCGTCCGCCTCGTCCAGGTACTGCGTGGTGAGCAGCACCGTCGAGCCGTCGTCGACGAGCGAGCGGACCACCCCCCACATCTCCTCGCGTTTGGCCGGGTCCAGGCCGGTCGTCGGCTCGTCCAGGTAGATCACCTCCGGCCGGCCGACCAGACTCGCGGCCAGATCCAGCCGGCGGCGCATGCCACCGGAGTACGTCTTGGCCGGCCGTCCGGCCGCGGCGGTCAGGTCGAACCAGGCGAGCAGTTCGGCCGCCCGCGCCCGGGCGTCGCGCCGGCTCAGGTCGAGCAGGCGGCCGATCAGCACCAGGTTCTGCGTACCGGTCAGGTCCTCGTCGACCGACGCGTACTGCCCGGTCAGGCCGATCAGC is a window from the Micromonospora sp. DSM 45708 genome containing:
- a CDS encoding ATP-binding cassette domain-containing protein, with translation MSYAFEAEGLVKRFGSTTALAGIDLAARRGTVLGVLGPNGAGKTTAVRILATLLRPDEGRATVGGHDVVADAARVRRLIGLTGQYASVDEDLTGTQNLVLIGRLLDLSRRDARARAAELLAWFDLTAAAGRPAKTYSGGMRRRLDLAASLVGRPEVIYLDEPTTGLDPAKREEMWGVVRSLVDDGSTVLLTTQYLDEADALADEISVIDHGRVIAHGTPGELKRIAGSQTIVVRPTDPARIGEVADILRAGTGAEPELPRPGLLTVPVEGDAAFTAVVRRLDDAGIGVVELALRLPSLDEVFFTLTGHGAEQPTEVAA